In one Dreissena polymorpha isolate Duluth1 chromosome 7, UMN_Dpol_1.0, whole genome shotgun sequence genomic region, the following are encoded:
- the LOC127839077 gene encoding uncharacterized protein LOC127839077 — protein MSTYEDYNEVSNTYDDQRVAMGSDVIAAMIQFYCKRPLEELHILDAGCGTGNYSLDLLKYGVGHVTLLDASSGMLNKAKTKLAEYIASGRVVDITEGKMPPLPYPENSFDVVMFNMVLHHLDQDSNESYATAGQVLKEGRRVLKPSGVIIITTALKETVDRCIWYTQLNRELTGRFCKKMPSLEQIGCILGESGLHIVQKMNILGAELYKGYTNYEGPLDEHWRSCVSYWTYATDAEIESVKDRVLELKASGQLERWCKEHDHVDCFGFVTLLICRS, from the exons ATGAGCACTTACGAGGACTACAACGAGGTTTCAAACACCTATGATGACCAACGAGTAGCTATGGGAAGTGACGTCATCGCCGCCATGATTCAGTTCTACTGCAAAAGACCACTTGAG GAGCTTCACATTCTTGACGCCGGTTGCGGTACAGGAAACTATTCGCTGGACCTCCTCAAATACGGAGTTGGCCACGTGACACTGTTGGACGCCTCCTCTGGAATGCTGAACAAAGCAAAGACAAAGCTGGCCGAGTACATAGCATCTGGACGTGTAGTGGACATCACTGAGGGCAAAATGCCTCCTCTGCCCTATCCGGAAAACTCGTTTGATGTCGTCATGTTCAACATG GTGCTGCACCATTTGGACCAAGATTCAAACGAAAGCTACGCAACAGCTGGGCAGGTTTTGAAAGAAGGAAGGCGAGTTTTGAAACCTTCCGGAGTTATTATAATAACCACAGCCCTAAAAGAAACTGTTGATAGATGCATCTGGTACACGCAACTTAACAGAGAGCTCACTGGCAGATTTTGTAAGAAAATGCCTTCTTTGGAGCAGATTGGCTGTATTCTTGGGGAGAGTGGATTACATATTGTACAAAAGATGAACATATTGGGCGCTGAACTGTATAAAGGTTACACTAATTACGAGGGACCTTTGGACGAGCACTGGAGAAGCTGCGTGTCGTATTGGACCTATGCGACAGACGCTGAGATCGAGAGTGTGAAGGACAGAGTTCTTGAACTAAAAGCAAGCGGGCAACTGGAACGATGGTGTAAGGAACATGATCACGTGGACTGCTTTGGATTTGTCACGCTTTTGATATGTAGATCGTAA